Proteins from one Myxococcales bacterium genomic window:
- a CDS encoding GMC family oxidoreductase has protein sequence MTRDSIVEGRNVEGDLALDADVVIVGSGAGGAVVAAELAEAGQRVVILEEGAHVPPERYSRMRPSQNMRHMWRDGGLTFAIGLGDTPVINVMMGQCVGGSSVLTGGVCFRIPGRVLREWSTEHGLVDLTEEKMEPVFREVEQRIHVEEVPADMRSRSTTHFLNGLDALGHPWAPIRRNTKGCNGCGRCNFGCPHGAKLSVDVTYLPRAFAAGAQLLSDCRVERVVSRSGRARGVVGRLLGGPGRKARGQLSVRARRVVVAAGAYASPLLLMNSGIGRGSGQVGRNLTVHPAFRVMARFKDPVRGWEGALQSAYSDAFEHERITLTGLFIPPGALAGTLPGVGVLHEKSAGSIPNLAIFGGMIHDEGGGRISKLFGLPLMTYRMAPQDRAAIPVLMRRMAEVFFAGGAEEVFLPVLGLGGVDRDRMKHLDLEHVPARSLESASQHPLGTCRMGISPHGSVVDPNGQAWDLSELYVADGSVVPTSLGVNPQLSIMSMALRIAWHLRDKPLPS, from the coding sequence ATGACCCGCGATTCGATCGTCGAAGGCAGAAACGTCGAGGGTGATCTCGCGCTGGACGCCGACGTCGTCATCGTCGGCTCCGGCGCGGGCGGCGCGGTCGTTGCGGCCGAGCTCGCCGAGGCTGGCCAGCGCGTCGTGATCTTGGAGGAGGGAGCCCACGTGCCGCCGGAGCGTTATTCACGCATGCGGCCCAGCCAGAACATGCGCCACATGTGGCGCGACGGCGGCCTGACCTTCGCCATCGGTCTCGGCGATACGCCGGTCATCAACGTGATGATGGGGCAGTGTGTCGGCGGTTCTTCGGTGCTGACCGGCGGCGTGTGTTTTCGCATCCCCGGACGGGTGCTGCGCGAGTGGTCCACTGAGCACGGGCTCGTTGACCTCACCGAAGAGAAGATGGAGCCGGTGTTTCGCGAGGTCGAGCAGCGCATCCACGTCGAAGAAGTGCCGGCCGACATGCGCTCGCGCTCGACCACCCATTTCCTGAATGGCCTGGACGCCCTTGGCCATCCCTGGGCGCCCATCCGCCGCAACACCAAGGGCTGCAACGGCTGCGGTCGCTGCAATTTCGGCTGCCCCCACGGCGCCAAGCTGAGCGTGGACGTCACCTACCTGCCGCGTGCCTTTGCGGCGGGCGCACAGCTGCTCAGCGACTGCCGCGTCGAGCGCGTCGTCAGCCGAAGCGGGCGCGCCCGCGGGGTCGTCGGGCGCCTGCTCGGAGGCCCGGGGCGCAAGGCCCGCGGTCAGCTCTCGGTGCGCGCGCGCCGCGTGGTGGTCGCGGCCGGCGCCTACGCCTCCCCGCTCTTGTTGATGAACAGCGGCATCGGTCGCGGCTCGGGCCAGGTGGGACGAAACTTGACTGTGCATCCCGCGTTTCGGGTCATGGCTCGCTTCAAGGATCCGGTCCGCGGCTGGGAGGGAGCGCTGCAGAGCGCGTACTCCGATGCTTTCGAACACGAGCGCATCACCCTGACTGGGCTCTTCATTCCGCCCGGAGCGCTCGCCGGCACCCTGCCGGGGGTCGGTGTGTTGCACGAGAAGAGCGCCGGCAGCATCCCGAACCTCGCGATCTTCGGCGGCATGATCCACGACGAGGGCGGTGGGCGGATCAGCAAGCTCTTCGGCCTCCCGCTCATGACCTATCGGATGGCGCCCCAGGACCGCGCGGCGATCCCGGTGTTGATGCGGCGCATGGCGGAGGTCTTTTTTGCCGGCGGCGCAGAGGAGGTGTTCCTGCCCGTGCTCGGCCTCGGCGGCGTCGACCGAGACCGGATGAAACACCTCGATCTCGAGCACGTCCCAGCGCGCTCTCTCGAGAGCGCGTCACAACACCCGCTCGGCACCTGCCGCATGGGGATCTCACCGCACGGCTCGGTGGTCGACCCCAACGGACAAGCCTGGGATCTGTCGGAGCTCTACGTGGCCGACGGCAGCGTCGTGCCGACCAGCCTCGGCGTGAATCCTCAGCTCTCGATCATGAGCATGGCCCTCAGGATCGCCTGGCACTTGCGCGACAAACCTCTGCCGAGCTGA
- a CDS encoding serine/threonine protein kinase, protein MSDRYVLAELIGKGGHSVVYRALDRQGGPNVAVKVLQDEFAASEEYSVRIVREHRVMTLLAGTAAVPVRGLATSPDGAVCLVMELLVGKDLDDLLSEMATEGRRMGATQLAELLGPIVDTLERAHAIGVIHRDIKPGNIYVLDTAPTQKVRLIDFGLAKIARARSITRDGMVMGSPSYIAPEVWKGDASILDARMDIYSFGAIVYRALAGRVPFDSPHIRDKVKLITTAPRPKLHPLREDLPEGIDAWVEQVLAIDPDQRFRRIRAAWNALLATLDFAVQSDDDGGSALSG, encoded by the coding sequence GTGTCGGACCGCTACGTGCTCGCCGAGCTGATCGGTAAGGGCGGGCACTCCGTGGTCTACCGCGCCCTCGATCGCCAGGGCGGGCCGAACGTGGCCGTGAAGGTCTTGCAGGACGAGTTTGCCGCCAGCGAGGAGTACTCCGTGCGCATCGTGCGCGAGCACCGGGTGATGACCCTGCTCGCGGGCACCGCGGCGGTGCCGGTGCGCGGGTTGGCTACGAGCCCCGATGGCGCGGTGTGCCTGGTGATGGAGCTGCTCGTGGGCAAGGACCTGGACGACCTCTTGAGCGAAATGGCGACCGAAGGTCGGCGCATGGGTGCGACCCAGCTGGCAGAGCTCCTCGGGCCCATCGTCGACACCCTGGAGCGCGCGCACGCGATCGGCGTCATTCATCGCGACATCAAGCCCGGCAACATCTACGTGCTCGACACCGCTCCAACGCAGAAGGTCCGCCTGATCGACTTCGGCTTGGCCAAGATCGCCCGCGCGCGCTCCATCACTCGGGATGGCATGGTCATGGGCTCACCCAGCTACATCGCGCCGGAGGTCTGGAAAGGGGATGCGAGCATCCTCGACGCACGCATGGACATCTACTCGTTCGGCGCCATCGTCTACCGGGCGCTCGCCGGGCGCGTGCCCTTCGATTCACCCCACATTCGTGACAAAGTGAAGCTCATCACGACCGCGCCGCGACCGAAGCTTCACCCGCTCCGAGAAGATCTCCCCGAAGGCATCGACGCCTGGGTCGAACAGGTGCTGGCCATCGATCCGGATCAGCGCTTCAGAAGGATCCGTGCCGCGTGGAACGCACTGCTCGCGACGCTGGATTTTGCGGTCCAGAGCGACGACGATGGAGGCTCGGCGTTGTCGGGCTGA
- a CDS encoding methyltransferase domain-containing protein: MAPIDTTPTGDTSHAGVSLRYGCDLGRLPEELRPLFLPLGLDDATREFIDAAVTGRHGRGLSLAHSALRHLMSDFDVNGLLGTYPLFLLGTAQWRALLGDGRRRALLDVGAGNGGVTRRLAPLVSQVETTETSRMMARRLRAAGFVCHRLDAAVEDVPGRFDLITCLNVIDRASRPASLLGRLAAALEPDGQLVLATPLPYAPFVYAGGSSRAPDERLPLRSAVWEHAVTELALRVLPPVGLELVRFSRAPYLSGGDPSAPLYVLDDVVLVCRSSRSAADV; the protein is encoded by the coding sequence ATGGCGCCCATTGATACCACGCCGACCGGGGACACGAGCCACGCCGGAGTCAGCCTCCGGTATGGCTGCGACCTCGGACGCCTACCGGAAGAGCTTCGGCCCCTCTTCCTGCCGCTCGGTCTGGACGACGCCACCCGGGAGTTCATCGATGCCGCGGTGACCGGGCGACACGGCCGGGGGCTGTCGCTCGCCCACTCGGCGCTGCGCCACCTGATGAGTGACTTCGACGTCAACGGCCTACTCGGCACCTACCCGCTATTTCTCCTCGGCACCGCGCAATGGCGGGCACTGCTCGGCGACGGGCGGCGCCGAGCGCTGCTCGACGTCGGTGCAGGGAACGGCGGCGTCACCCGACGCCTTGCGCCGTTGGTGTCGCAGGTCGAGACCACCGAGACCTCCCGCATGATGGCGCGCCGACTGCGGGCGGCAGGATTCGTCTGCCATCGCCTCGATGCGGCCGTCGAAGACGTGCCGGGGCGTTTCGATTTGATCACCTGCCTCAACGTGATCGATCGGGCGTCGCGTCCCGCCAGCCTGCTCGGGCGCCTCGCGGCCGCCCTCGAGCCGGACGGACAGCTGGTGCTCGCCACGCCCCTACCCTACGCGCCCTTCGTCTACGCAGGCGGAAGCAGCCGCGCGCCGGATGAAAGACTCCCGCTGCGCTCGGCTGTGTGGGAGCACGCCGTCACCGAGCTCGCGCTCCGTGTGCTGCCACCGGTCGGGCTCGAGCTCGTGCGGTTCAGCCGCGCACCCTATCTGTCCGGCGGTGATCCGAGCGCCCCGCTGTATGTGCTCGATGACGTAGTGCTGGTCTGCCGTTCCAGTCGGAGCGCGGCCGACGTGTGA
- a CDS encoding gamma-glutamylcyclotransferase codes for MTEWYFAFGANVNPETLRRRGVEARESSPARLDGFRLVFDTPGIPGLEPAFASLVEADEHVWGVLYQLDAGALARLRSFEGEAYSEIEVEVCAGDTRIAARTFVTAGARRPRRPSRRYVRVIAAGARLHGLPAAWIKKLETHPQLYLPVVHELWGVVFVLLDRVRRVLVPPAKPRG; via the coding sequence GTGACCGAGTGGTACTTCGCCTTCGGGGCCAACGTGAATCCGGAGACGCTTCGGCGTCGGGGGGTCGAGGCGCGGGAGAGCTCTCCCGCGCGGCTCGACGGTTTCCGCCTGGTGTTCGACACGCCGGGGATCCCGGGGCTCGAGCCAGCCTTTGCCAGCTTGGTCGAGGCGGACGAGCACGTCTGGGGGGTGCTGTATCAGCTCGATGCAGGAGCCCTCGCGCGCTTGCGCTCGTTCGAGGGGGAGGCCTACTCGGAGATCGAGGTCGAGGTCTGCGCGGGTGACACGCGGATCGCTGCCCGGACCTTCGTCACCGCCGGAGCGCGCCGCCCGCGGCGGCCGTCACGCCGGTACGTCCGGGTCATCGCCGCGGGGGCGAGGCTGCACGGTCTCCCCGCCGCCTGGATCAAGAAACTCGAGACCCACCCGCAGCTCTACCTGCCCGTGGTGCACGAGCTCTGGGGGGTCGTATTCGTGTTGCTGGACCGCGTCCGGCGTGTGCTGGTGCCGCCCGCCAAACCGCGGGGATAG
- a CDS encoding DUF2891 domain-containing protein: MQAQFSSRSAEHLIGLVLAGIHREYPNKILHALESDADVAPPRSLTPIFFGCYDWHSAVHGHWTLVRLCRLFPDASAVASARAALAHGLTPEKVAAELAHLDHPGRRSFEVPYGMGWLLTLALELHEWDDADARSWHTTLAPLAELAAARLLGYLERLPHPVRTGEHAQTAFGAALFLDWAQGCGATAMGERARTRLRELYASDENGALHLEPSGYDFLSPCLAEADLMRRVLGAEEFSDFLGRFLPQIPVTLDAQWLAPALCPDPSDGKLAHLDGLNSSRAWMLEGIAHGLATSDSRRGPLLAAAAAHAERGLAAVTGEHYAGSHWLGSFAAYQATRRGAARAAR, translated from the coding sequence GTGCAAGCCCAGTTCTCGTCTCGGAGCGCAGAGCACCTGATCGGCCTGGTGCTGGCGGGCATTCACCGGGAGTACCCCAACAAGATCTTGCACGCGCTCGAGAGCGACGCCGACGTGGCGCCACCGCGCAGTCTGACGCCGATCTTCTTCGGTTGTTACGACTGGCACTCGGCGGTGCATGGCCACTGGACCCTCGTGCGTTTGTGCCGGCTCTTCCCCGACGCTTCCGCTGTCGCCTCGGCGCGGGCCGCCCTCGCCCACGGGCTGACGCCAGAAAAGGTCGCCGCCGAACTCGCCCACCTCGACCACCCGGGACGCCGCAGCTTCGAGGTGCCGTACGGCATGGGCTGGCTGCTCACGTTGGCGCTCGAGCTCCACGAGTGGGACGACGCGGACGCGCGTAGCTGGCACACGACCCTGGCTCCCCTGGCGGAGCTCGCGGCGGCGCGCTTGCTCGGTTACCTCGAGCGCTTGCCCCATCCGGTGCGCACAGGTGAGCACGCCCAGACCGCGTTCGGCGCGGCGTTGTTTCTCGATTGGGCGCAAGGCTGCGGGGCCACCGCGATGGGTGAACGCGCTCGAACCAGGCTGCGGGAGCTCTACGCCTCCGATGAGAACGGCGCCCTTCACCTCGAGCCTTCGGGCTACGATTTTCTCTCCCCCTGTCTGGCCGAGGCCGACCTCATGCGCCGGGTGCTTGGCGCGGAGGAGTTCTCGGATTTTCTCGGCCGCTTCTTGCCGCAGATCCCCGTGACGCTCGACGCGCAGTGGCTCGCCCCGGCGCTGTGCCCCGATCCGAGCGACGGCAAGCTCGCTCACCTCGACGGGCTCAACTCGAGCCGCGCCTGGATGCTGGAGGGGATCGCCCACGGACTGGCGACATCGGACTCGCGTCGCGGGCCGCTGCTGGCCGCGGCCGCGGCGCACGCCGAGCGGGGGCTCGCAGCCGTGACCGGGGAGCACTATGCGGGCAGCCACTGGCTTGGCTCGTTTGCCGCCTACCAGGCCACTCGCCGCGGCGCGGCTCGCGCGGCGCGCTGA
- a CDS encoding EAL domain-containing protein: MQSNRPPPSNRLSDSPNAPADDSWDLPQDSLSCLRRMVRADQLSVVFQPIVRLDRNEIHAYEALVRCSVAEYSDPTVLFQHAVDTGCAGRLGRLVREIAVPLGSGRPLFVNVHPHELHEGWLVRPDDPIFGHDDEICIELSESVPMTHFDLCRGVLDEVRARGGVRLAIDDLGAAYSNLKRIVDLEPTIVKLDRALIADLDAHRRQRQLVTRLVKLCAELGADIVAEGVETTGEQRALADSGVTLAQGYLFARPGFPLPSVTWPAGP; this comes from the coding sequence GTGCAGAGCAACCGCCCTCCGCCTTCCAATCGCCTCTCCGACTCGCCCAACGCCCCCGCGGACGACAGCTGGGATCTGCCGCAAGACTCGCTGTCTTGCCTGCGTCGTATGGTGCGAGCAGACCAGCTCAGCGTGGTCTTCCAGCCCATCGTGCGGCTGGACCGCAACGAGATCCACGCCTACGAGGCGCTCGTCCGCTGCAGCGTCGCCGAGTATTCGGACCCCACCGTGCTCTTCCAGCACGCCGTCGATACCGGCTGCGCGGGTCGCCTCGGTCGACTGGTGCGCGAGATCGCCGTGCCCCTCGGCTCGGGCAGGCCGTTGTTCGTGAACGTACATCCGCACGAGCTGCACGAGGGCTGGCTCGTGCGACCGGACGATCCGATCTTCGGCCACGACGACGAGATTTGCATCGAGCTCAGCGAGTCGGTGCCGATGACCCACTTCGATCTGTGCCGGGGTGTGCTCGACGAAGTGCGCGCGCGCGGCGGAGTTCGACTCGCCATCGACGACCTCGGCGCCGCCTACTCGAACCTGAAGCGCATCGTCGATCTCGAGCCCACCATCGTGAAGCTCGACCGAGCGCTGATCGCGGATCTCGACGCACATCGGCGGCAACGCCAGCTGGTCACTCGATTGGTGAAACTGTGCGCCGAGCTCGGCGCCGACATCGTGGCCGAAGGCGTTGAAACGACCGGAGAGCAGCGAGCCCTCGCGGACTCTGGCGTGACGTTGGCCCAGGGGTACCTGTTCGCGCGTCCGGGCTTTCCGCTGCCGTCGGTGACGTGGCCGGCCGGCCCCTGA
- a CDS encoding glycosyltransferase family 2 protein, with the protein MSSAPRVSVLVPVYDAAATLRPALESIRRQTFSDFECVVVDDGSRDQSAEIVASFARDDRRFVLLRQEHTGIVGALRLGLAACSGRYVARMDADDLSHRSRLETQVRFLESRPELAAVGAHVWLFPRFSLSEGLLAYEHWLCSLSDAESVARDAFIESPIVHPTLCIRRPVLEAHGYREQGWPQDYDLVLRLLAAGEALAVVPARLLGWRDGPARLTRTAEYTRQARIVACKAHFLASGFLAGSELYTLWGYGDTGRALAQALEAEGKRVQAIVELHPRRVGQQIRGAPVFFPKDLPSAFCNRVIACVAGAAPRAEARARAQALGLVEGRDFVVAA; encoded by the coding sequence ATGAGCTCCGCGCCGCGGGTGAGTGTGCTCGTGCCGGTGTACGACGCCGCCGCGACGCTCCGGCCCGCCCTCGAGAGCATTCGTCGCCAGACGTTCTCGGATTTCGAGTGTGTCGTGGTCGACGACGGTTCGAGGGACCAGAGCGCAGAGATCGTGGCCAGTTTTGCGCGGGACGATCGACGTTTTGTGCTCCTCCGTCAGGAACACACCGGTATCGTTGGAGCGCTGAGGCTCGGGCTCGCAGCCTGCAGCGGTCGTTACGTCGCCCGCATGGACGCCGACGACCTCTCCCATCGGAGCCGACTCGAGACTCAGGTGCGGTTTCTGGAGAGCCGCCCGGAGCTGGCTGCGGTCGGCGCACACGTCTGGCTCTTTCCGCGTTTCTCCCTCAGCGAAGGGCTGCTGGCCTACGAGCACTGGCTGTGTTCGCTGAGTGACGCAGAGAGTGTGGCTCGCGACGCCTTCATCGAGTCGCCGATCGTTCACCCGACTCTGTGCATTCGCCGGCCGGTGCTCGAGGCGCACGGCTATCGTGAGCAGGGCTGGCCGCAGGACTACGACCTGGTGCTTCGCCTCTTGGCGGCCGGCGAAGCGCTCGCGGTCGTGCCGGCGCGGCTGCTGGGCTGGCGTGACGGTCCCGCGCGCCTGACCCGCACCGCCGAGTACACACGACAGGCGCGCATCGTCGCCTGCAAGGCGCACTTTCTCGCGAGCGGATTCTTGGCGGGCTCCGAGCTCTATACACTCTGGGGATACGGCGACACCGGGCGCGCGCTGGCTCAGGCGCTCGAAGCGGAAGGCAAGCGCGTTCAGGCCATCGTCGAGCTGCACCCGCGGCGTGTGGGGCAGCAGATCCGCGGTGCGCCGGTGTTTTTCCCGAAGGACCTCCCGAGTGCGTTCTGCAACCGCGTCATCGCGTGCGTGGCGGGCGCAGCGCCCCGCGCCGAGGCTCGCGCGCGGGCCCAGGCCTTGGGTCTGGTGGAAGGTCGGGACTTCGTGGTCGCGGCGTGA
- a CDS encoding DUF839 domain-containing protein, which translates to MKRMQLTRRKLLVLGGAAVSVAALPLLFKSRRPHTGGLIRDPAKLIDLPQGFTYRLLDQAGSAMSDGYRVPNLPDGMGCFSVEGDKLVLMRNHEVTHYLGFGAYGTGSAPPEAYDKDCYGGVTRLVLDAHTLERVSSNLVLTGTLKTCAGGRSPWGWLACEEITDDRHGYVFLCRTNADKVQPPERIVGYGRFAHEAVGLDPETAIAYMTEDRNDGCLYRFVPTNPTAPFVGKLQALAVKGRPGLEAALSMAPDDQLEVEWVDVDEPDPKEDSVRTQAHARGATRFRRGEGAFFHEGALYFVTTLGGRKDRGQIFKLAIGRAGRSDQLACLAESRGPEALDCPDNVTVAPWGDVLMAEDGSDGNFIRGLSKEGYVYDIAYNAAGPGEMSGICFAPDANTLFVNMFLEGKTLAVTGPFNSLGRAAPASSG; encoded by the coding sequence CTGAAGCGCATGCAGTTGACCCGTCGCAAGCTGCTCGTGCTCGGTGGCGCGGCCGTCTCGGTCGCAGCGCTGCCCTTGCTCTTCAAGTCGCGCCGCCCGCACACCGGCGGTTTGATCCGCGACCCGGCGAAGCTGATCGATCTGCCGCAAGGTTTCACCTATCGCCTTCTGGACCAGGCCGGCAGCGCAATGAGTGACGGTTATCGAGTCCCGAACCTGCCCGACGGCATGGGCTGTTTCAGTGTCGAGGGCGACAAACTGGTGCTCATGCGCAATCACGAGGTCACGCACTATCTCGGGTTCGGCGCCTACGGCACGGGCTCGGCGCCGCCCGAGGCTTACGACAAGGACTGCTACGGTGGCGTCACGCGCCTCGTGCTCGACGCCCACACGCTCGAGCGCGTCTCGAGCAACTTGGTGCTCACCGGGACCTTGAAGACCTGCGCGGGGGGCCGGAGCCCGTGGGGGTGGCTCGCGTGCGAAGAAATCACCGACGACCGCCACGGCTACGTCTTTTTGTGCCGAACCAACGCGGACAAGGTCCAGCCGCCCGAGCGCATCGTCGGTTACGGTCGCTTCGCGCACGAAGCCGTGGGACTGGATCCCGAGACCGCCATTGCGTACATGACTGAAGATCGCAACGACGGCTGTCTGTACCGCTTCGTGCCGACGAACCCGACCGCCCCGTTCGTCGGCAAGCTGCAGGCCTTGGCGGTGAAGGGCCGCCCTGGCCTGGAGGCGGCGCTGTCGATGGCGCCCGACGATCAGCTCGAGGTCGAGTGGGTGGACGTGGACGAGCCGGATCCGAAGGAAGACAGCGTGCGCACACAAGCCCACGCCCGGGGCGCGACAAGATTTCGCCGCGGCGAGGGCGCCTTTTTCCACGAGGGCGCGCTCTACTTCGTGACCACCCTCGGAGGGCGCAAGGACCGCGGCCAGATCTTCAAGCTGGCCATAGGGCGTGCGGGCCGCTCGGATCAGCTCGCGTGTCTGGCCGAATCCCGCGGCCCCGAAGCGCTCGACTGCCCGGACAACGTCACCGTGGCCCCCTGGGGCGACGTACTCATGGCCGAGGACGGCAGCGACGGAAACTTCATCCGCGGGCTCAGCAAAGAGGGCTACGTCTACGACATCGCGTACAACGCGGCAGGGCCCGGCGAAATGTCGGGGATCTGTTTCGCCCCGGACGCAAACACGTTGTTCGTGAACATGTTCCTCGAGGGCAAGACACTCGCCGTCACCGGACCGTTCAACTCCCTCGGACGCGCAGCGCCGGCTAGCTCCGGGTGA
- a CDS encoding CAP domain-containing protein: MRLASFSTLLVAVLLGCTPRAAGPSAGGAGEPLSRPVGPVGLEEGRSYVLQLVNRDRAEAGLEPVGRDETAERAGQRHVEDMVKNGFTAHWGSDGSVPEQRYTESGGVHFAQENAACFFDGQIRELDPSPTFTADQLEQIESAFIHEQPPNDGHRKNILKKWHNKLGVGLGKPVGVDQPCMAQEFVDEYGEYDGLPERAKLGQKITIAGEVKAPAEFGGVGLGRIDSAAPLSAAHLNGTSSYAVPNPKDLYFPAGFQTPKPVKLDGKRFSIDLDLKQAGGAGRYEVSVWGRYPGDKPFVMISLRTIDVR; this comes from the coding sequence GTGAGACTCGCATCGTTTTCCACGCTCCTCGTCGCAGTCTTGTTGGGTTGTACGCCGCGTGCCGCTGGCCCGAGCGCGGGCGGCGCCGGCGAGCCGCTCTCCCGTCCGGTCGGCCCGGTCGGGCTCGAAGAAGGGCGAAGCTACGTGCTCCAGCTGGTCAATCGGGACCGAGCCGAGGCTGGCCTCGAACCCGTGGGCCGCGACGAGACCGCGGAGCGCGCCGGGCAGCGCCACGTCGAGGACATGGTCAAAAACGGGTTCACCGCCCACTGGGGCAGTGACGGGTCCGTGCCCGAGCAGCGTTACACCGAGTCCGGCGGGGTTCATTTTGCGCAGGAGAACGCCGCTTGTTTCTTCGACGGACAGATCCGAGAGCTCGACCCGAGCCCGACGTTCACCGCCGATCAGCTCGAGCAGATAGAGAGTGCCTTCATCCACGAGCAGCCGCCGAACGACGGGCATCGCAAGAACATCCTGAAGAAGTGGCACAACAAGCTGGGTGTTGGCCTGGGCAAACCCGTGGGTGTCGACCAACCCTGCATGGCCCAGGAGTTCGTGGACGAGTACGGGGAGTACGATGGTCTGCCGGAGCGCGCGAAGCTCGGCCAGAAGATCACCATCGCCGGCGAGGTGAAGGCGCCCGCGGAGTTCGGGGGTGTGGGCCTGGGTCGCATCGACTCCGCGGCCCCGCTCAGCGCGGCGCACCTGAACGGCACGAGCTCGTACGCGGTCCCGAACCCGAAGGACCTGTATTTCCCGGCCGGCTTCCAGACTCCGAAACCGGTCAAGCTGGACGGCAAGCGCTTCAGCATCGATCTGGACTTGAAACAGGCCGGCGGTGCGGGTCGCTACGAGGTCAGCGTGTGGGGCCGGTATCCGGGCGACAAACCCTTCGTGATGATCAGCCTGCGCACGATCGACGTGCGCTGA
- a CDS encoding superoxide dismutase, producing the protein MEFEIAPLPYAKDALEPVMKQETLEFHYDKHHKGYMTNLKGLLEGKPEAQKSLIEVIKTSSGGVFNNAAQVYNHTFFWEGMKPKGGGAPTGAVLELLTRDFGGLDQFREAFVKGGLGRFGSGYVWLVLDEGKAKILDTPNAETPLTTSATPLLTADVWEHAYYLDHRNNRKGFLEAFCDKLVNWEFVAKNLAAAK; encoded by the coding sequence ATGGAATTCGAGATCGCCCCGCTTCCCTACGCCAAGGACGCGCTCGAGCCGGTCATGAAACAGGAGACCCTCGAGTTTCACTACGACAAACACCACAAGGGGTACATGACGAACCTCAAGGGGTTGCTCGAGGGTAAGCCCGAGGCGCAAAAGTCCCTGATCGAGGTGATCAAGACCAGCTCCGGCGGTGTCTTCAACAACGCCGCGCAGGTCTACAACCACACCTTCTTCTGGGAGGGCATGAAACCAAAAGGCGGCGGCGCCCCGACCGGAGCCGTGCTCGAGCTCTTGACGCGCGACTTCGGTGGCTTGGATCAGTTCCGGGAGGCGTTCGTGAAGGGTGGCCTCGGTCGCTTCGGCTCGGGATACGTCTGGCTCGTGCTGGACGAGGGCAAGGCGAAGATCTTGGACACGCCGAACGCCGAGACGCCACTGACCACCAGTGCGACGCCGCTGCTCACCGCCGACGTATGGGAGCACGCTTACTACCTGGATCACCGCAACAACCGTAAGGGTTTCCTCGAAGCCTTCTGCGACAAGTTGGTGAACTGGGAGTTCGTCGCCAAGAACCTGGCGGCGGCCAAGTAG